One window of the Podospora pseudocomata strain CBS 415.72m chromosome 7, whole genome shotgun sequence genome contains the following:
- a CDS encoding hypothetical protein (EggNog:ENOG503P0NV): protein MSGNSSQRNDPLDDSRPWWFPRVPSRRERIPGERRRTAPTTTTTTSGEFHRAIARYNRNIERVRRNLDAVENRRYHPEASMSSADRDLRRRFNRDPPTTNDPPAVPGAPSLPPLRSLGSRARPGMASGSGSRSSRYRPERLLRATNFDSRINNTSSHVVSDEHPDANSHLRALLDLPNIGTLISPLAPTSMTPTLYSQDTEDTRRTKRRKLDNDKVGPKFKGFHYGYYGQLEPGRLTMEIVSCDGGLYQESLQYPPENILKNDDSVYCTKGNRCNIILRHTGGTVFSLTELVIKAPGSSYSCPVREGMVFVAMKSDELLTRTAQYQIQYLPPQQRTNNTLVYSVRHEEDGSSITRLQPPVREFSFGLDDDEDYRTAQIPPEFAVPPPPFNITTECTDDGSDDDDDGRVLPPHLRSRNRRTPNRIGSLPFESESSEEDRDPWGNPSSDWRAFDNLTRRRYTARGGGRQHESTSSTTLEEAQEASQIATQEAVRAVGGELMAPLAHFFIEKDKNKCTIRFDPPVSGRFILLKMWSPPQDLSDRSSNIDIEAVVAQGFAGPRYFPSVELA from the exons ATG tCTGGCAACTCCTCGCAGCGCAACGACCCATTGGATGATTCCAGGCCGTGGTGGTTTCCACGAGTGCCCAGCAGACGAGAGCGGATCCCTGGTGAACGACGTCGTACGGctccaaccacaaccacaaccacgtCTGGAGAATTTCATAGAGCTATAGCGAGGTATAACCGAAACATTGAACGGGTCCGCCGGAATCTCGACGCTGTAGAAAACCGACGTTATCATCCGGAAGCCAGCATGTCCTCTGCTGATAGGGATCTGCGACGAAGATTCAATCGTGAtccgcccaccaccaacgaccCGCCCGCAGTCCCCGGCGCTccctcactcccccctctccggTCTCTTGGCTCGAGAGCTCGACCTGGCATGGCGTCGGGGTCAGGCTCACGATCAAGCCGCTACCGCCCCGAGCGGTTGCTCCGCGCCACCAACTTTGATTCCCGCATCAATAATACTTCTTCGCATGTCGTCTCCGATGAGCATCCCGACGCCAACTCTCACCTTCGCGCCCTCTTGGACTTGCCCAATATCGGCACCCTCATCTCACCACTGGCTCCCACGAGCATGACGCCCACATTGTACAGCCAGGACACCGAGGACACCCGTCGCACCAAGCGGCGAAAGCTGGACAATGATAAGGTCGGTCCAAAGTTCAAGGGGTTCCATTATGGATATTATGGACAGTTGGAGCCCGGCAGGTTGACCATGGAGATTGTGAGCTGTGACGGGGGGCTCTATCAAGAATCACTACAATACCCGCCGGAAAATATCCTGAAGAATGACGATTCAGTGTACTGCACCAAAGGCAATCGGTGCAACATCATCCTGAGGCATACAGGCGGGACCGTTTTCAGCCTTACCGAGCTTGTCATCAAGGCCCCCGGATCGAGCTACTCATGCCC GGTTAGAGAAGGGATGGTGTTTGTGGCCATGAAGTCAGACGAGCTCCTCACCCGCACAGCGCAGTATCAGATCCAGTATCTCCCCCCGCAACAAAGGACAAATAACACCCTAGTATATTCGGTCCGTCATGAGGAGGACGGTAGTTCCATCACACGCCTTCAACCACCGGTGCGGGAATTCAGCTTTGGTctggacgacgatgaggactATAGAACAGCCCAAATCCCGCCAGAGTTTGCTGTACCGCCACCCCCGTTCAACATTACGACAGAATGTACCGACGATGGtagcgacgacgatgatgatggacgTGTACTTCCCCCGCATCTCCGGTCACGTAACAGAAGGACGCCGAACCGTATAGGGTCACTGCCATTTGAGAGCGAGAGCAGCGAAGAGGACCGAGACCCATGGGGTAACCCGTCCTCGGACTGGAGAGCTTTCGATAACTTGACTCGGCGTCGATATACCGCTCGCGGTGGCGGACGGCAGCATGAAAGTACCAGCAGTACCACGTTggaagaagcccaagaagctTCCCAAATCGCAACGCAAGAGGCGGTACGGGCAGTTGGTGGCGAGCTCATGGCACCGTTGGCACACTTCTTTATCGAAAAGGATAAGAATAAGTGCACCATTCGGTTTGATCCGCCAGTGAGCGGGCGTTTTATACTCCTCAAGATGTGGAGTCCTCCACAGGACCTGTCTGATCGGTCGAGCAATATCGATATCGAGGCAGTGGTTGCCCAAGGATTTGCCGGGCCAAGGTACTTTCCTTCAGTGGAGCTTGCCTAA
- the TIF6 gene encoding Eukaryotic translation initiation factor 6 (BUSCO:EOG092644O2; EggNog:ENOG503NW87; COG:J) has translation MAVRAQFENSNEVGVFSTLTNSYALVAVGASENFYSVFEAELQDVIPICRTTIAGTRIIGRLTAGNRKGLLVPTTTTDQELQHLRNSLPDEIRIQRIEERLSALGNVIVCNDHTALVHPDLEPETEEIIADVLGVEVFRQTIADHVLVGTYMALSNQGGLVHPKTSIQDQDELSSLLQVPLVAGSVNRGSNVIGGGMVVNDWMAVTGLDTTAPELSVIESVFRLGEGAAPGAINTTMKETMVESFY, from the exons ATGGCTGTCAGAGCGCAATTTGAGAACTCCAACGA AGTTGGTGTCTTTTCCACCCTCACAAACTCTTACGCCCTCGTGGCGGTCGGTGCCAGCGAAAACTTCTACAGCGTGTTCGAGGCCGAGCTCCAGGATGTCATTCCCATCTGCAGAACGACGATTGCCGGCACGCGGATCATTGGGCGGTTAACAGCTGG taaCCGAAAAGGTCTTCTCgtccccaccacaaccaccgaCCAAGaactccaacacctccgcaactccctccccgacgAAATTCGCATACAGCGCATCGAGGAGCGTCTCTCGGCCCTCGGCAACGTCATCGTCTGCAACGACCACACAGCCCTCGTCCACCCCGATCTAGAGCCTGAGACGGAAGAGATCATCGCTGATGTCCTCGGTGTGGAAGTTTTCAGGCAAACCATTGCCGATCACGTGTTGGTGGGCACATACATGGCGCTGAGCAACCAAGGCGGTCTGGTGCACCCCAAGACGAGCATTCAGGACCAGGACGAGCTGAGCAGCTTGCTGCAGGTACCTCTTGTGGCGGGCAGTGTCAACAGAGGTAGCAATGTTATTGGCGGCGGCATGGTGGTGAACGACTGGATGGCGGTGACGGGGTTGGATACCACAGCGCCGGAACTCAGCGTGATTGAGAGTGTGTTCAGGCTGGGTGAGGGTGCGGCGCCGGGGGCGATTAATACGACCATGAAGGAGACGATGGTGGAGTCGTTCTACTGA
- a CDS encoding hypothetical protein (EggNog:ENOG503P4RN): MLSDDNPVSSSPQPPRSGQTVHPILPAQQAAAVPEARALRGSSVGSSQDNGYGSPRQELERRATVTPNPPPPPPPASAHQQQSSPFSFIAPKPSLLPFSEYHSGYSDADLEESSSTCPSPSPFGPPHNKHLHRRQQSFPNLFPLALRNQSRTPSPTRKKTHHQRFPSEQMPYTGEGRIRQRAESPRSGLAGWLSGTAAGSALGMTPNSSIDDRTNNNNSSTTPTTGGNDKKQISEAPDMMTPTRPPLQRSSLPPPPTPKTATTTPAGGGGGTMTSRFMSAFTSRFTAPTTPTTSTMEAADELLTLNIETALFPPSSNPGNETFSPAAFKNFQANAVGLLTKYQTAYKSQSGTIHNLRQEHSAQKDELEEAETRAKHLKFQLENMAKELAEQQHKVRALTEELQHERERSKAPSVVLSEDLGVDKIRHHKRRSGQSWSADDDEEVESAESESVFSSRCRSPVPETPVQGGFPGGNSKLGTPTTSSTTPRQQTQQPKPVTMNALQKILRGVVAAGEEGGCRNCKGQDASVAWDTVGLLRDENRQLKTRVGELEGVVEGALDLVNGIGM, from the coding sequence ATGCTAAGCGACGACAACCCTGTTTCGTCctccccacaacctcccagGTCTGGCCAGACTGTTCATCCTATCCTTCCTGctcaacaagcagcagccgtGCCAGAAGCCCGCGCCTTACGAGGATCATCTGTTGGCAGTAGCCAGGATAATGGATACGGCTCTCCACGCCAGGAGCTTGAGCGGCGCGCGACGGTAAcaccaaatccaccaccaccaccaccaccagcatcggcgcatcagcagcagtccTCGCCTTTTAGCTTTATCGCGCCGAAGCCATCTCTTTTGCCCTTCTCGGAATATCACAGCGGGTATTCTGATGCCGACCTCGAagaatcctcctccacctgtccatcaccgtcaccctTTGGGCCACCACATAATAAACATCTACACCGCCGGCAGCAGTCATTCCCCAACTTGTTCCCCCTGGCACTGCGGAACCAAAGCCGGACCCCTTCcccgacgaggaagaagacgcaCCATCAACGATTTCCGTCTGAACAAATGCCATACACAGGAGAAGGGAGGATACGCCAAAGGGCGGAAAGCCCACGATCAGGCCTGGCAGGGTGGTTAAGtggaacagcagcagggtCAGCGCTGGGGATGACCCCGAACAGCAGCATTGATGACCggaccaacaacaacaactccagcaccaccccgACAACGGGTGGCAATGATAAAAAACAAATTTCTGAAGCCCCTGACATGATGACACCCACCCGTCCCCCCCTTCAACGATcatctctcccaccacctcccaccccaaaaacagccaccaccacccccgcaggaggaggaggagggactATGACATCGCGGTTCATGTCGGCCTTTACATCCCGCTTCACAgccccaaccaccccgacAACCTCGACAATGGAAGCCGCTGACGAGCTGTTGACGCTCAACATTGAAACCGCCTTgtttcccccttcctccaaccCAGGAAACGAAACATTCTCCCCGGCCGCCTTTAAAAACTTTCAAGCCAACGCTGTTGGGTTGCTGACTAAATACCAAACCGCCTACAAATCCCAATCAGGCACAATCCACAACCTACGTCAGGAACACTCCGCCCAGAAAGACGAGCTGGAAGAGGCGGAAACAAGGGCGAAGCACCTGAAATTTCAACTGGAAAACATGGCTAAGGAGCTGgcggagcagcagcacaaggTTCGGGCATTAACTGAAGAACTCCAGCACGAAAGGGAGAGGAGTAAAGCCCCCTCTGTGGTGTTATCTGAAGATCTCGGTGTTGACAAAATCCGGCATCATAAGCGCCGCAGCGGGCAGAGCTGGTCagcggatgatgacgaggaggtggagagcgCGGAGAGTGAAAGTGTGTTTAGCAGTAGGTGTAGGAGCCCGGTGCCGGAGACGCCTGTACAGGGGGGGTTTCCCGGGGGGAATAGTAAGTTGGGCACGCCAACGACTAGCAGCACGACGCCGAGACAGCAGACGCAGCAGCCGAAGCCGGTGACGATGAATGCCCTTCAAAAGATTCttaggggggtggtggcggccggggaggaaggggggtgtaGGAACTGCAAGGGGCAGGATGCGAGTGTGGCTTGGGATACGGTGGGCTTGCTGAGGGATGAGAATAGACAGCTCAAGACAcgggtgggggagctggagggggtggtggaaggggcaTTGGATTTGGTTAATGGGATTGGCATGTGA
- the POP2 gene encoding CCR4-NOT core DEDD RNase subunit (EggNog:ENOG503NXJE; COG:A; BUSCO:EOG09262K67) translates to MPPPNNMNRFQGGPNTMYHQQQYQTHAPQTSGHPPPLGGNPAYLNQLSAAGNPFGATSNLMGLAGGMGAAAGGFNAETGLASHAARMGFHSGAMQQAQAQQQQVLQQQQQHLQAQQHGQHPALHPAQHTPQQSHALEHTTRAAQNKGRIREVWKHNLEEEFEILRDLIQTHKYVAMDTEFPGVVSRPMGGFRGKSDYHYQCLRTNVDMLSVIQIGIALFNEDGEQPTSVDPSSQWSNPRRTGTQAPLPFTWQFNFKFSLEDDMYNETSIESLQHAGIDFKRMEQDGIDPFKFAALLIPSGLVLEDDVYWISFHGGYDFGYLTKLLMPKNLPGDEGDFDEEMKRWFPATYDVKHLMKHAIKLQNSGQLEVRDPGVVDILTKFEQKAGLEHIAETLKIKRVGSAHQAGSDSLLTGRVFFELRKRIFNGHIPEEHLGKVWGLGVPDYSIGAQQFNSGQQQSTANKSNNADGSAANGATPSTPNTNNVGLANNTTPAPASHQTNGVNNQSNSNNAAAGSSGGNAAQSVGGGMGPMTPGGGGGVFGAFAFGGGNTNSAR, encoded by the exons ATGCCCCCGCCAAACAACATGAACCGCTTTCAAGGCGGGCCGAACACCATGTACCATCAGCAGCAATATCAGACACACGCACCTCAAACCTCGGGCCACCCACCGCCACTGGGTGGAAACCCTGCTTATCTCAACCAACTGTCTGCCGCTGGCAATCCTTTTGGAGCGACCAGCAACCTGATGGGCCTTGCCGGTGGAATGGgtgccgctgctggcggcttcAATGCCGAAACCGGCCTCGCAAGCCATGCCGCGCGAATGGGCTTCCATAGCGGGGCAATGCAGCAGGCGcaagctcaacagcaacaggttctgcagcagcagcagcaacacctgCAGGCACAGCAACATGGCCAACACCCCGCTCTCCATCCTGCCCAACACACTCCACAACAAAGCCATGCCTTGGAACACACAACGCGGGCGGCCCAGAACAAGGGAAGGATACGGGAGGTGTGGAAGCACAatctggaggaggagtttgagattCTGCGAGATCTGATACAGACACATAAATATGTGGCTATG GACACGGAATTTCCGGGTGTTGTATCGAGGCCAATGGGCGGATTTAGGGGGAAAAGCGATTACCATTACCAATGCCTGCGGACAAACGTCGATATGCTCAGCGTTATTCAGATCGGAATCGCGCTTTTCAACGAGGATGGTGAACAACCGACTTCTGTAGACCCATCGTCCCAATGGTCAAACCCTAGGAGGACAGGCACTCAAGCGCCACTGCCTTTCACCTGGCAATTCAACTTCAAATTCTCTCTTGAGGACGACATGTACAACGAGACCTCGATTGAATCACTCCAGCATGCCGGTATCGATTTTAAGCGAATGGAGCAGGACGGCATCGATCCTTTCAAGTTCGCTGCGCTCTTGATACCATCTGGCCTGGTTCTTGAGGATGATGTATATTGGATCAGCTTTCACGGCGGATATGACTTCGGTTATCTGACCAAGCTCTTGATGCCCAAGAACCTTCCCGGCGACGAGGgcgactttgacgaggagatgaagaggtgGTTTCCTGCCACCTATGATGTGAAGCACCTGATGAAGCATGCCATCAAGCTTCAGAACAGCGGCCAGCTTGAAGTCCGGGACCCTGGTGTGGTCGATATTCTGACAAAGTTCGAGCAGAAGGCCGGCCTCGAACACATTGCCGAGACACTCAAGATCAAGCGAGTAGGCAGCGCCCACCAGGCTGGGTCGGACAGCTTGCTCACTGGGCGAGTATTCTTTGAGTTGCGAAAGCGCATCTTCAACGGCCACATTCCGGAAGAACATCTGGGCAAAGTGTGGGGATTGGGTGTGCCAGACTATTCCATCGGTGCGCAGCAGTTCAACAGCGGGCAACAGCAGTCCACAgccaacaagagcaacaatGCCGATGGCTCTGCTGCGAATGGTGCTACCCCAAGCACGCCCAACACAAACAATGTTGGGCtagccaacaacaccacgccGGCCCCAGCATCCCATCAAACCAATGGTGTGAACAACCAGTCAAACAGTAACAATGCTGCTGCCGGGTCTTCTGGCGGAAATGCCGCCCAGAGCGTGGGTGGAGGCATGGGTCCAATGACAcctggagggggaggaggagtattTGGGGCGTTTGCTTTTGGCGGCGGAAATACCAACAGCGCTAGATAG
- a CDS encoding hypothetical protein (COG:S; EggNog:ENOG503P7WR), with the protein MYPTRILRSALPQLGDEKPNITGFSMKKFLANTKKPRYDPWERNEAWRYTGRFSRFNRYRNALPGFGTAVVAFTAYCVYEQLFLKKDERHHGEEHH; encoded by the exons ATGTATCCCACAAG AATACTCCGCTccgccctcccccagctTGGGGACGAGAAGCCAAACATCACCGGCTTCTCCATGAAGAAATTCCTCGCCAATACAAAGAAGCCCCGTTACGACCCCTGGGAGAGAAA TGAGGCTTGGCGATACACCGGCCGCTTCAGCCGATTCAACAGATACAGAAACGCCCTCCCCGGGTTCGGTACTGCCGTCGTCGCTTTCACAGCCTACTGCGTCTACGAGCAGCtcttcttgaagaaggatgaGCGCCACCACGGCGAGGAGCACCACTGA
- the FYV10 gene encoding GID complex subunit containing RING finger motif (EggNog:ENOG503NUTP; BUSCO:EOG09261O7R; COG:S) codes for MADHGASKINHDNHLLLDQPLLRLPYELLRKNIRSAHYHIEWDTNAVKDLLKETATNSINQKASKQDVVNNLDQMLARMRGLKRKLSTYAEEENRLYRQSTARVAHLRELSDVHTVEDVKYEAWSRQRLDRLVVDYMLRHGYNKSANALAEERNMLGLVDIDTFVAMSKIRQSLENGSVQEALVWCNENKKELRKMQSKLEFELRCQQYIELNRSSCPKLEAINHAKKHIMPFSKTYPTEVSHIAGLLAYRADTPHEPYASLYSSARWKKLADLFTDAHLKLLGLPQFPLLHIALSSGLSALKTPACHSSQQNQSHQGQKSHKSATPGPGQGEEEESRSHGTASLQTSVCPICSTELNALARNVPYAHHSKSHLLEHDLMLLPNGRVYGKAQLDEYAEKSRLAAGEVKDLVTGEKFREDELKKVFIT; via the exons ATGGCCGATCACGGCGCCTCCAAGATTAaccacgacaaccacctcctcctg gaccaacccctcctccgacTTCCATACGAGCTACTACGCAAGAATATCCGATCGGCGCACTATCATATCGAGTGGGATACGAATGCTGTCAAGGACCTGCTCAAAGAGACCGCCACCAACTCCATCAACCAGAAAGCATCCAAACAAGATGTCGTTAACAACCTTGACCAGATGCTGGCTAGAATGCGCGGTCTCAAGAGGAAGTTAAGCACCTATGCCGAAGAGGAAAATCGCTTGTACCGCCAGTCGACCGCCAGGGTCGCACACCTTCGAGAGCTATCCGACGTGCACACCGTCGAAGATGTCAAATACGAAGCCTGGTCACGTCAGCGTCTTGACCGCTTGGTAGTCGACTACATGCTTCGACACGGCTACAATAAGTCCGCCAACGCCCTTGCCGAGGAGAGAAACATGCTCGGGCTAGTCGACATCGATACATTTGTTGCCATGAGCAAGATCCGGCAGTCTCTCGAGAACGGCAGTGTGCAGGAGGCACTCGTTTGGTGCAACGAAAACAAGAAAGAGCTTCGCAAGATGCAGTCGAAGCTCGAGTTTGAGCTACGTTGCCAACAATACATCGAACTCAACCGCAGCTCTTGCCCCAAGCTGGAGGCTATTAACCATGCCAAGAAGCACATTATGCCTTTTAGCAAGACCTACCCAACAGAGGTCAGCCACATCGCTGGCTTATTAGCTTACCGCGCTGACACGCCTCACGAACCCTATGCCTCTCTCTACAGCTCAGCTCGATGGAAAAAGCTTGCCGATTTGTTCACCGACGCCCACCTTAAGCTGCTCGGCCTTCCTCAGTTTCCGCTTTTACACATTGCTTTGTCGTCTGGCCTTTCAGCCCTCAAAACGCCAGCTtgccacagcagccaacagaACCAGAGCCACCAAGGGCAAAAATCACACAAGTCAGCTACGCCGGGCCCGGGgcaaggcgaggaggaagaatcACGAAGTCATGGCACGGCAAGTCTACAAACGAGCGTCTGCCCAATCTGCTCGACTGAGCTCAACGCCCTGGCTCGTAACGTACCATATGCCCATCACAGCAAGAGTCATTTGCTGGAACATGacttgatgctgctgccaaaCGGGAGGGTGTATGGCAAGGCGCAGCTCGACGAATATGCGGAAAAGTCACGGCTAGCCGCGGGAGAAGTCAAGGACCTGGTAACGGGAGAGAAGTTTAGGGAGGatgagttgaagaaggtttTCATCACTTGA
- the CBF1 gene encoding basic helix-loop-helix protein (EggNog:ENOG503P143; BUSCO:EOG09263P17; COG:K) translates to MAATVGIEQQHTDLSEITTSPGHKRKRNTESISPDSRRSKRPAPPATMNVTDSEAQAFLENTAVSIAQAAHDQVNVDDFSVLAQATADHAEEPGDANNATSTAAAALNMYPSLHVPQPTEETFVNQQTSEPQHDENAFNISGPHPDGLPAMPRAVNMHPQLQNGVQQVQQVQQVPQEQRYTPASNPKPAVGSEEWHKMRKDNHKEVERRRRETINEGINELAKIVPGCEKNKGSILQRAVSFITQLKENETQNIEKWTLEKLLTEQAIAELSQSNDKLKFELDRALRELELWKSVAQNAGLKIPQNDERNASS, encoded by the exons ATGGCCGCGACAGTAGGAATCGAGCAGCAACACACTGATCTCAGCGAGATCACTACTTCTCCTGGTCACAAGCGGAAGCGGAATACCGAGTCGATATCTCCAGACTCGCGCCGTAGCAAACGACCAGCACCGCCTGCCACCATGAATGTCACCGACTCGGAGGCCCAGGCCTTCCTCGAGAACACGGCGGTGAGCATCGCCCAAGCCGCACACGACCAGGTCAATGTGGATGACTTCAGTGTGCTCGCTCAAGCGACTGCAGATCATGCCGAAGAGCCCGGCGATGCCAACAATGCTACTagcactgctgctgccgctctGAACATGTACCCTTCTCTGCATGTTCCGCAACCCACGGAAGAAACCTTTGTCAACCAGCAGACTTCGGAACCTCAGCATGACGAGAATGCCTTCAACATTTCCGGCCCCCACCCGGATGGCCTTCCCGCTATGCCACGCGCGGTAAACATGCACCCACAGTTGCAGAACGGTGTCCAGCAGGTGCAGCAAGTTCAACAGGTTCCGCAGGAGCAGCGCTACACTCCTgcctccaaccccaagccgGCCGTCGGATCAGAAGAATGGCACAAGATGCGTAAGGACAATCATAAAGAAG TGGAACGTCGCCGTCGTGAGACGATCAACGAGGGCATCaacgagctggccaagattgtGCCCGGATGCGAAAAGAATAAGGGCTCTATCCTTCAACGGGCAGTCTCATTCATCACCCAGCTCAAAGAGAACGAAACTCAAAACATTGAGAAATGGACtctggagaagctgctcaCAGAACAGGCCATCGCCGAGCTCAGCCAGTCGAACGATAAGCTCAAGTTTGAACTCGACCGCGCCCTTCGGGAACTGGAATTATGGAAGAGCGTAGCACAAAATGCCGGTCTCAAGATCCCACAGAATGACGAACGCAACGCCAGCAGTTAG